The Methylocella tundrae genome contains the following window.
CTCCCAATAGCTTGAGCTCCTTGCTGAGAATCGTTCGGCTATTTGCCGCTTATCCTTGGATAAGCATTTTGCATACCAGAGAGCGGGAGTCGGCCGAGGTCAATCCGGTCAAACTAACTGATTTCCTCTCTTTTGACGAAGGAATTGGCGAGCGCCATGAGCCAAAGCAAAACGACGTCGATTGACTTGAAATGAGACGCTTATGGTTAACGGTCTGGAAAGAACTCGCAGCTAACTTGCGGATATCGCAACACGCGGGCGCGCCGCGCCTCTTCGTCTCCGCCCCGCGTGGCGTCCCAGCGTGGCGTCGCCCTTTTCTCCAGCTGAAGGAGCGCCGCCATGTCTCTTGCCTCCACCACCCCCGGCTCTCGCGAACGCCGCTCCTCGCCGCGCAGGGGCGCTGAAGGCAACACGCTGGCGCAGGTTCTGCGGCTCGCCGCTCTCGTCATTCTCGCCGTGCTGTGGATCGGCGTCGCCGCTATGCAGAAGCACCGCCGCGACATCGCGCCGGACGCCGCGGCGACGCTTCATTCCGCGGCGATGCGCTGATATAAACCCGAGGCCCAATCCGGCCGATGACGGATCGGCTGGGCCAGGAACCGCGACTGAACAGGATGATGAAGCCGCATTTTCTCCCGCTCGCCGCGGCTCTGGTCCTGCTCGGGGGCCAGCCGCCGATTTGGGCCGAGGACGCCGCGCCTGAAGCCGCCGCCCCGGCGGACGGCGCGACCTCCAGCACAAAAAATGCGGATGCGGAATTTGATATGTCGGTCGAGGTCGGCGGCGCGCCAATGTACGCCTCGAAGACCATTATCGAGAACGCCGCGACTTCAAAGGATCACACCCGTTTCGTCGCGGACGCCGAAACCTCGGGGCTTGCCGGAACTCTGGCGGAAAGCGGCCCTTTCACTGTTTTTGCGCCCGTCAACAGAGCTTTCCTGAACCTGCCGAAAGCGACAGCCGACGCCCTGCTGAAGCCTGAGAATGCCGCAGCTCTAAAAGCCGTCGTGGCCTATCACGTGCTGGCGGGAAAATTTTCAGCGGCGGATTTCGTCGCCGCCATCCGGAAGGGGGAGGGAAAGGCGACGTTCAGGACGCTTGAGGGCGAGGATCTCACGATTGTGCAGGATGGCCGCAGGCTTCAGATCATCGACGCAAGGGGCGACCGGGCGATTGTGACGATTTCGGACGTGAACCAGAAAAACGGCGTCATCCACGTCATTGACACGGTCCTTCTGCCGAAAAGCTGAGCATTGAGCCGGCGTCATCGGCGAGCCGCGCGCCCGCGAGCAGACCTCGGGGCGCCGACTTCCGGGCGCCGGGCGAAAGTCATATTAATGCTGGGTTTTGCGGCCAAAGGCTTTTTCGCATACGGTTTATTTGGATATCATTTTATACAAATGTCCTCTTCGTCCTCCCATGACCCCGGGTTGAGCGTGCTGCTTTGATCGAACAGGCGATGCTATTCGCCCTTGGATTTCTGATCGCAGGGCTGCTCGCTCTCGTGATCGCTCCGGCGTTTTGGCGGCGCGCCATACGCCTGTCGACGCGGCGGCTCGAAATGCTGGTTCCGTTGTCGACGCGGGAAATCATCGCCGAGCGCGACCTCCTTCGCGCCGAATTCGCCGTCGAACGCCGAAAAATGGAACAGAAGGCCGCGGCGCTCAATGCGATTCGCATGCAGGACATGGCCGAGCTCGGCCGCAGGGCGATTCAGCTTGTTGAAAAGAGCCATCACCACGCCGCGCTCGAAAGTCGCTATCGCGAGCAGGCGGCTGAGCTCGCGGCGGCGCGTATCGCCTTGGCCGAAGCCCAGGCTGAACTCGCCGCCGCCAATTCGGCGCTGTATGGCGCGGACGGCCTCAACGAGCTGAAGGAGCGCGATCTGACGCAGCTGCGCGGCGAAATCGCGACGGCTAAGGCTCAGGCTGCAAAGCAAAGCGCAGCTTTGGCCGATTTTGAGGCGCTTGTGACGATGCAACAGGCACATCTCGTGGCCGCCCGCAACGACATCGCCCGGCTGGCCGACGAATTCGCGACCCTGCGCCTCGAACGCGACGCCGGCGCGGCGACGCTCAAGGCGACGGCGGCGCAGCTCGCCGACCGCGAAGAGGCTCTGACGATCGCGCAAAACAGAGAGGCGGAGCTGCTGCGGCGGCGCAAGCGGCAGATCGAGACGTCGCGCGCCGTCGAGCGGCGGCTGGTTGAGAAAATCGCGCGGCTGAACGCCGCCGACGCGGCCGCGCGTCAGGATCTCGACGCTGCGAGGGAGCGTTCCGACGGTCTCGCGCAAGAGCTCGCGGCGCTGCGCCGCCTCAGCTCGGGGCGCGAGACGGCGCCCGCTTCCAGCGAGCGCGAGGAAAACACCATTTTGCGTCAAAACATCAATGAAATCGGCGCCGCCATCATTCGCATGGCCGGGCTCGCGCTCGACACCGCGCCGCCCGAGCGCTTCGACGAAAGCTCCGACAAAGCCGCGGCGCGCGCGCTCGCTAAAGCGCATCTCGCGGCGAAATCGAAGTAGCGGCCGCGATCAGCCGCCGAGCTTCGCCACCAGCGCGTCGGAAATTTCATAATTGGCAAAGACATTCTGGACGTCGTCATTGTCCTCGAGCAGGCCGATGAGACGCAGAATCTTTTCGCCCGCTTCATCGTCGACGCTGATCGTCGTCTGCGGCTTCCAGATCAGGCTGGCTTTCGTCGGTTCGCCGAACTTGCTCTCCAGAGCCTGCGCGACGTCGCGCAAACTCTCGAGCGAGGTGATGATCTGATGCGTTTCCTCGTTTGATTGAACGTCGTCCGCGCCGGCCTCGATAGCGGCCTCAAGCATCGCCTCTTCGGAAGCGGCCTTCGCCGGAAATTCGATGAGGCCGACATGATCGAACATGAAGGACACGGCGCCGGTCTCGGCGAGGGATCCGCCGACCTTGGTGAAATAAGAGCGGACCTCGCCCGCAGTGCGATTGCGGTTGTCGGTCAGGGCCTCGACGATGACGGCGACGCCGCCTGTGGCATAGCCTTCATAGCGCACTTCATCGTAGTTTTCGGCGTCGGCGCCGGACGCTTTCTTGATGGCGCGCTCAATGTTGTCCTTCGGCATGTTTTCGACGCGCGCGGCGATGACGGCGGCGCGCAGGCGGGCGTTCATGGCGGGGTCCGGCAGGCCGAGCTTGGCTGCGACGGTGATTTCGCGGGCGAGTTTGGAGAAGAGCTTGGAGCGGATCGCGTCCTGCTTGCCCTTCTTGTGCATGATATTTTTGAATTGGCTATGTCCGGCCATGCCCGAAAATCCCGTCCCCTCTCCGTCACAAGCGCTCTCAACAGCATTTTCAGGCGAAGCGGCTGGCGCTTTGCGTCAAGAAAATGCGATCAGACAAGGAGATACGAAGACGGTCCGATTCGGAACATCCTCCCTCCCTGAGCGCGGAGCGCCAGCATATAAGCCGGGAATGGCCGGAAATAAAGACCCGCGCGCATGGGCGCGGGCGCCTCTGTTCAAGCCCGACCCGTCTGCCCGAACAGGATCTTGCGGGATTCTTCGTCGGCGATGGTCGGCAACTGATTGATCGTGGCGGCGAGCGCATAGGCCCGCAGGGTCGCCGGCCGCGCCGCGATCGTCTCGAACCAGATTTTGAGGTGAGGAAAATCCTCGAGATCCTGACCCTGGTTCTTGTGCGGCACGATCCAGGGATAGATCGCCATGTCAGCGATCGAGTAATCGCCGGCGACAAAGGGCCGGCCCGCGAGGCGCTTGTTCAGCACGCCGTAAAGCCGGTTGGTTTCCTTGACATAACGCTCGATCGCGTAGGGAATTTTTTCCGGCGCATAAATGTTGAAATGGTGATTCTGCCCGGCCATCGGCCCGAGGCCGCCCATCTGCCAGAACAGCCATTCGAGCGTCGCCACCCTTGCGCGAAGGTCCCGGCTCAGGAATTTGCCTGTTTTTTCGGCAAGGTAGAGCAAAATCGCGCCGGATTCGAAGACCGACACGGGCGCGCGCCCATCATCCGGATCACGATCGATGATCGCGGGAATGCGGTTGTTCGGCGCGATCGCCAGGAATTCGGGCGTGAATTGCTCTCCCTTGCCGATATTGACCGGATGGATCGCATAGGGCAGTCCGGCCTCTTCAAGAAAAAGCGTGATCTTGTGCCCGTTCGGCGTCGTCCAATAAAACAGATCGATCATTTCTCTCGCGCCGCGGAAAGCATGGCTCAACCATGCAGAAGGGTTCAAAGAGCGCTTAACGCCCCGTCACATATGAGCGTATCAGCGCGGCTTTCCTGAAGCCATCCATCAAAAAACCGCGACCGCCTCGCGGGAGGCGGTCGCGATTTGTCTCCAATAAAGCCAGAGCGGAGCGACGACGCGAGGCCTACGCGGCCGGCCCGGCGATCTGCGGCGTCCGCGTTTGCATCTCGATACGCGCGACGCCGGCCTTTACGGCGGACTGCACCTTTTCAAAGGCGCGCACTTCGATCTGCCGCACACGCTCGCGCGAGATATCGAATTCGTCGGAGAGCGCCTCCAGCGTCATCGGATCGTCGGCCAGCCGGCGCGCCTCGAAAATGCGGCGCTCACGATCGTTCAACACGCCCAGCGCGTTATGCAAGGCGCCGAGGCGATTGTCTTTCTCCTCACGATCGAGAAGCGTGTTCTCCTGGCTGGCGCTATCGTCGACGAGCCAATCCTGCCACTCGCCCTCGCCCTCTTCGCGCAGGGGCGCGTTGAGCGAAGCGTCACCCGACATGCGCCGGTTCATATCGACGACGTCCTGCTCGGAAACGCCGAGCCGGTGCGCGATCTTCGCCACATGGTCAGGCTTGAGGTCGCCTTCTTCCAGCGCCGAAATCTGACTCTTCACCTTACGCAGGTTGAAGAAGAGTTTCTTCTGGCTTGCGGTCGTGCCCATCTTCACGAGCGACCACGAACGCAGGATATACTCTTGAATTGACGCGCGGATCCACCACATTGCGTATGTGGCGAGACGAAAGCCTTTATCCGGCTCGAAGCGTTTGACGGCTTGCATCAAGCCGACGTTCCCTTCGGATACGACTTCGCTGATCGGCAAACCATAGCCGCGGTAACCCATCGCGATTTTGGCGACGAGCCTCAGATGCGACGTCACGAGCTTATGGGCGGCGTCCTTGTCAGCATGTTCGCGCCAACTTTTCGCCAGCATATATTCTTCCTGCGGCTCCAGCATGGGGAACCGTCTGATTTCATTCAAGTAACGAGCGAGCCCACTCTCACTTGAGATCATCGGCAGCGCAGCACTCATAATTTCCACCTCCAGGGGGACCCCCGTCTCGGCAGGCCCAGGCGTGGCCACTCAAGGAGTCGGCCACACAACATCAGAATATATGGCGCCTGAACCAGTGCTGAAAGGGGCGCGCCATGTTGCAGCGCATTACATTTTCGCAACATTGGCGGCCGTTGGGGCGCCGTTCTTAAGCACGGCTGTTGGCCGTTTAGGAGAGTCAATAACCACTACGCGCGGCGCCCCTTCAAGGTTTCACATTAACGGAAAAATGAAGACAGGCCTGACCGCCGCCAGGAGAAACCGCGCGCCGCGCTCAACGCTCGTCATTATCGCTCGTCCCGCTTGCGCGACGCTGTGCGGGAAGATTGCCTTTGCGATCATTTCGCGCCCGCCGCCAAAGCCGCCTGCAGATCCAGCATGTCTCGCGGCGGCGCGCTTTCGAAGTGAAGCGGGGCGCCCGTCACCGGGTGCGCAAAACCCAGTACGGCGGCGTGCAGGGCCTGCCGCGCCAAAGCTTTCAGCGCCGCTTGCGCTTGCGGCGAAAGGCGCGCGGCTTTGCTTTTGAAGCCCTGTCCGTAGACCGGATCGCCAAGAAGGGGATGTCCGATGCTCGCCATATGCACGCGGATCTGATGCGTGCGGCCGGTCTCGAGCCGGCAGGCGATCAGGCTGGCGTCGGCGCCGAAGCGTTCAAGCGCGCGCCAATGAGTCACGGCGTGGCGCCCTCGCGCCTCTGGGACAATAGCGATTTTTTCTCGGTCAACGGCGTGACGCCCAAGCGGCGCGTCGATCACGCCCGACGCACGCGTCGGCGTTCCCCACGCCAAACATAGATATTCGCGTGTCAGGGATAGAGTCTTGCCGTGGTCGGCGAAGGTCTTCGCCAGCCCCTGATGCGCCTCATCAGTCTTGGCGACGACCATCAAGCCCGAGGTATCCTTGTCGAGCCTGTGCACGATGCCCGGCCGCCTCACTCCCCCAATGCCGGACAGGCTCGCGCCGCAGTGAGCGATCAGCGCATTGACCAGCGTCCCATCGAGATGCCCCGCCGCCGGATGGACAACCAGCCCCGCCGGCTTGTCGATGACGAGCAAATGATCATCCTCGAACGCCACATTGAGCGGGATGTCCTGTCCCACAGGCGCGGCGTCGATCGCCGCCGGAACCTCGAGGCCGATGGTCTGCCCCGCGCGCACACAAAAACTGGCGTCGGTCACTAAGGCGTCATCGACCGCGACACAGCCGGCCTCGATCAGCGCTTTCAGCCGCGTGCGCGACAGGGAAAGTCCGCAGGCGGAAACCTCGGTCGCGAGAAACCGGTCAAGCCGCTCGCCGCCGCGCTCCGGGCCGACGCGAAAGGCGCGCGAGGAAGCCTTGCCCCTCTCCGCGGCCCCTAAATCCGCTTGATCCCTCAAATCCGTCGGCACCTT
Protein-coding sequences here:
- a CDS encoding RluA family pseudouridine synthase; amino-acid sequence: MPTDLRDQADLGAAERGKASSRAFRVGPERGGERLDRFLATEVSACGLSLSRTRLKALIEAGCVAVDDALVTDASFCVRAGQTIGLEVPAAIDAAPVGQDIPLNVAFEDDHLLVIDKPAGLVVHPAAGHLDGTLVNALIAHCGASLSGIGGVRRPGIVHRLDKDTSGLMVVAKTDEAHQGLAKTFADHGKTLSLTREYLCLAWGTPTRASGVIDAPLGRHAVDREKIAIVPEARGRHAVTHWRALERFGADASLIACRLETGRTHQIRVHMASIGHPLLGDPVYGQGFKSKAARLSPQAQAALKALARQALHAAVLGFAHPVTGAPLHFESAPPRDMLDLQAALAAGAK
- a CDS encoding YebC/PmpR family DNA-binding transcriptional regulator; protein product: MAGHSQFKNIMHKKGKQDAIRSKLFSKLAREITVAAKLGLPDPAMNARLRAAVIAARVENMPKDNIERAIKKASGADAENYDEVRYEGYATGGVAVIVEALTDNRNRTAGEVRSYFTKVGGSLAETGAVSFMFDHVGLIEFPAKAASEEAMLEAAIEAGADDVQSNEETHQIITSLESLRDVAQALESKFGEPTKASLIWKPQTTISVDDEAGEKILRLIGLLEDNDDVQNVFANYEISDALVAKLGG
- the rpoH gene encoding RNA polymerase sigma factor RpoH, with the protein product MSAALPMISSESGLARYLNEIRRFPMLEPQEEYMLAKSWREHADKDAAHKLVTSHLRLVAKIAMGYRGYGLPISEVVSEGNVGLMQAVKRFEPDKGFRLATYAMWWIRASIQEYILRSWSLVKMGTTASQKKLFFNLRKVKSQISALEEGDLKPDHVAKIAHRLGVSEQDVVDMNRRMSGDASLNAPLREEGEGEWQDWLVDDSASQENTLLDREEKDNRLGALHNALGVLNDRERRIFEARRLADDPMTLEALSDEFDISRERVRQIEVRAFEKVQSAVKAGVARIEMQTRTPQIAGPAA
- a CDS encoding glutathione binding-like protein, with protein sequence MIDLFYWTTPNGHKITLFLEEAGLPYAIHPVNIGKGEQFTPEFLAIAPNNRIPAIIDRDPDDGRAPVSVFESGAILLYLAEKTGKFLSRDLRARVATLEWLFWQMGGLGPMAGQNHHFNIYAPEKIPYAIERYVKETNRLYGVLNKRLAGRPFVAGDYSIADMAIYPWIVPHKNQGQDLEDFPHLKIWFETIAARPATLRAYALAATINQLPTIADEESRKILFGQTGRA
- a CDS encoding fasciclin domain-containing protein, producing the protein MMKPHFLPLAAALVLLGGQPPIWAEDAAPEAAAPADGATSSTKNADAEFDMSVEVGGAPMYASKTIIENAATSKDHTRFVADAETSGLAGTLAESGPFTVFAPVNRAFLNLPKATADALLKPENAAALKAVVAYHVLAGKFSAADFVAAIRKGEGKATFRTLEGEDLTIVQDGRRLQIIDARGDRAIVTISDVNQKNGVIHVIDTVLLPKS